A genomic stretch from Hoplias malabaricus isolate fHopMal1 chromosome 4, fHopMal1.hap1, whole genome shotgun sequence includes:
- the LOC136695070 gene encoding myelin-associated glycoprotein-like — protein MKLDQKLVFVCCLFGVASLPLEGFSVTLPQSVEASPPKPTLTLYGEQMEEQKQRKKVLEGRSVSLFCSAFSLCTSQPPTLTWSPLQNNSSQEQNQNSSFVSSHLNFTVTRLHHKLSITCTATYQLKNKEMTTENSLILRVLYAPWKTSISVSPSGSVMWGSSVSRCSSDGNPAVNYTWFRENGEQIETGPTFSITETNDTHSGLYYCRAQNKHGSQNSSVQLEVQYAPKNTSVSVSPSGPVMWGSSVSLSCSSDGNPAVNYTWFRENGEQIETGPSFSITATDDTHSGLYYCRAQNQHGSQNSSVQLEVQSSPQFLTSSHCKSSDNDAVMMVCLCEVRGRPVPKLEWRLNEQPVSQSGSLSIKEESVGVSGLRSILSMHRSHLSMSSPHLQCVSTNQLGSSTLLFNFVGRCSNSGHLPIICVLIGAVAGAAAVILGEIYLCRRKHHKPSLEKTEGWVLTEGEEEGEDGDCLYSTKTIVVYGRAL, from the exons ATGAAGTTAGACCAGAAACTGGTTTtcgtttgttgtttgtttggag tGGCTTCATTGCCTTTGGAGGGTTTCAGTGTCACTCTTCCACAGAGTGTAGAAG CTTCACCCCCCAAACCCACACTGACTCTGTATGGAGAGCAGATGGAGGAGCAGAAGCAGAGGAAGAAAGTATTGGAGGGAAGGTCTGTGAGTTTATTCTGTTCAGCTTTTTCACTCTGTACCTCTCAGCCCCCAACTTTAACATGGAGCCCCCTGCAGAATAACAGCTCCCAGGAACAGAACCAAAACTCCAGCTTCGTCTCCTCTCACCTGAACTTCACAGTTACTCGTCTTCATCATAAACTCAGTATCACGTGCACTGCCACCTACCagctgaaaaataaagaaatgacaaCAGAGAACTCTCTTATATTACGTGTTTTGT atgcCCCTTGGAAAACATCTATATCAGTGTCTCCCTCTGGTTCAGTGATGTGGGGCAGTTCTGTTTCTCGCTGCAGCAGTGATGGGAACCCAGCAGTGAACTACACCTGGTTCAGAGAGAATGGGGAGCAGATAGAGACCGGACCCACATTCAGCATCACTGAGACTAATGATACACACAGTGGTTTATACTACTGTAGAGCTCAGAACAAACATGGATCTCAGAACTCATCTGTGCAGCTGGAGGTGCAGT ATGCCCCTAAGAACACCTCTGTATCTGTATCTCCATCTGGTCCAGTGATGTGGGGTAGTTCTGTTTCTCTGAGCTGCAGCAGTGATGGAAACCCAGCAGTGAACTACACCTGGTTCAGAGAGAATGGGGAGCAGATAGAGACCGGACCTTCTTTCAGCATCACTGCGACTGATGATACACACAGTGGTTTATACTACTGTAGAGCTCAGAACCAACATGGATCTCAGAACTCATCTGTGCAGCTGGAGGTTCAGT cttctcCCCAGTTCTTGACCTCGTCCCACTGTAAAAGCAGTGATAATGACGCAGTGATGATGGTTTGCTTGTGTGAGGTTCGAGGGCGTCCTGTTCCTAAACTGGAGTGGCGTCTAAATGAACAACCTGTCTCTCAGTCAGGCAGTCTGTCCATTAAGGAGGAGTCTGTAGGTGtgtctggattgaggagcatCCTCTCCATGCATCGATCACATCTGTCAATGTCCTCACCCCATCTGCAGTGTGTCAGCACCAATCAGCTCGGCTCCTCCACTCTGCTCTTTAACTTCGTGGGacgctgcagtaattcag GTCATCTGCCGATTatctgtgttctgattggtgcaGTTGCTGGAGCGGCTGCAGTAATCCtgggtgaaatatatttatgcagAAG GAAACACCACAAACCTTCACTAGAAAAAACTGAAGGATGGGTTTTAACTGAAGGg gaggaagaaggagaagaTGGAGACTGTCTTTACTCCACTAAAACCATAGTAGTGTATGGTAGGGCTTTATAA